A region from the Mustela erminea isolate mMusErm1 chromosome 10, mMusErm1.Pri, whole genome shotgun sequence genome encodes:
- the PEX14 gene encoding peroxisomal membrane protein PEX14 isoform X2, which translates to MCPICQPLGTKCAAPKLEDASPPCTSSPPGADPLCCGLPGLTDEEIDLAFQQSGTAADEPPSLGPATQVVPVQPPHLISQPYSPVGSRWRDYGALAVITAGIAFGFHQLYKRYLLPLIMGGREDRKHLERMEASLSELSGSVAQTVTQLQMTLASVQELLIQQQQKVQELAHELAAAKATTSTNWILESQNINELKSEINSLKGLLLNRRQFPPSPSAPKIPSWQIPVKTPSPSSPAAANHHSSSDISPVSNESTSSSPVKEGHSPEGSTATYHLLGAQEEGQGVVDVKGQVRMEVQGEEEEREDEEDEEDEDASRVDEEHCLGVQREDRRGGDGQINEQVEKLRRPEGASNENERD; encoded by the exons ATGTGTCCCATCTGTCAGCCGCTTGGCACAAAGTGTGCGGCGCCGAAGCTGGAAGATGCCAGTCCTCCGTGTACTTCCTCTCCCCCCGGGGCGGATCCACTGTGCTGTGGGCTGCCAG GGCTGACAGATGAAGAGATTGATTTGGCTTTCCAGCAGTCAGGCACGGCTGCCGATGAGCCTCCGTCCTTGGGCCCGGCCACACAGGTGGTTCCTGTCCAGCCCCCTCACCTCATTTCTCAGCCGTACA GCCCCGTCGGGTCCCGATGGAGAGACTACGGTGCCTTGGCTGTCATCACGGCAGGCATCGCGTTCGGCTTTCACCAGCTCTACAAG AGATACCTGCTCCCTCTCATCATGGGTGGCCGAGAGGACAGGAAGCACCTGGAAAGGATGGAGGCAAGTCTCTCGGAGCTGAGTGGCAGCGTGGCACAGACAG TGACTCAGTTACAGATGACTTTAGCGTCCGTCCAGGAGCTGCTGATTCAGCAGCAGCAGAAGGTCCAGGAGCTCGCCCATGAACTGGCTGCAGCCAAG GCCACCACATCTACCAACTGGATCCTGGAGTCTCAGAATATCAATGAGCTCAAGTCGGAAATTAACTCGTTGAAAGGGCTGCTTTTAAATCG GAGGCAGTTCCCGCCGTCGCCCTCAGCTCCGAAGATCCCGTCTTGGCAGATCCCGGTCAAGACCCCGTCACCCTCCAGCCCCGCGGCTGCCAACCACCACAGCAGCAGTGACATCTCGCCCGTCAGCAACGAGTCCACGTCGTCCTCGCCCGTGAAGGAGGGCCACAGCCCCGAGGGCTCCACGGCCACCTACCACCTGCTGGGCGCCCAGGAGGAGGGCCAGGGCGTGGTGGACGTCAAGGGCCAGGTGCGGATGGAGGTGCAGggcgaggaggaggagagggaggacgaggaggacgaggaggacgaGGACGCGAGCCGCGTGGACGAGGAGCACTGCCTCGGGGTGCAGAGGGAGGACCGCCGGGGCGGGGACGGGCAGATCAACGAGCAGGTGGAGAAGCTGCGCCGGCCGGAGGGCGCCAGCAACGAGAACGAGCGGGACTAG